The window ATCACGCTGGCGCCTGCCACAATGACGAGGATGCTCATAGCGTCTCCGTCCGGGATTGAGTCGGATGAGGCTCGTTGTAGCCGAGGCCGCAATCGCTCCGGTATGCTGAAGATGACCCATGGCGACCGGACCCCTCCGTCAACTGATCGACTACGCGTTGCGCTATCGCCGCAGCTTCGCCCTGGGCCTCGTATGCACGGCGCTCTCGACGGCCATGTCGCTCACCGCCCCGTGGGTGCTGAAACATGCGGTCGACGACCTGACGCTCGGCGTCACGATGGCCAAACTGCAACTCTACGCGAGCCTGGTGCTCGGCCTGGCCCTGGTCGGCGGGTGGTTCCGGTTCCTGATGCGGCGGATCCTGGTGGGTGCTTCGCGCCACATTGAGTACGACCTGCGCAACGCGTTCTTTGCGCACCTGCAGCGCCTCCCGCCGGCGTACTTCCATGCCAGTCGCACCGGCGACCTGATGTCGCGTGCGACCAACGATTTGAACGCCGTGCGCATGATGATCGGGCCGGCCGTGATGTATTCGGCCAACACCCTCATCGTGTTCGTGGTGGCGCTGGCGTTGATGCTACGGATCAACACCAGGCTCACGCTGATTGCGCTTATCCCGCTGCCGTTCGTGTCGGTGTCCGTGCGGTATTTCGGAGCCGCGATTCACCGGCGCTTTGAACGCATCCAGGCGCAGTTGTCGGATCTGAGTGCGGTCGCCCAGGAGGCGCTGGCCGGCGTCCGCGTCGTGCGCGCGTATCGCCAGGAGTCCGCCGAACTCGACCGGTTCCGCGACGCCAATCATGAGTACGTGCGTCGCAATCTCGGGCTGATTCGACTCCAGGGCATGTTCTATCCGAGCCTCGGGCTGCTGCTCGGCATCGGCGGATTACTCGTGCTCTGGCTGGGCAGCCGCGAGGTGATGCGCCACCGCATGACGATTGGGGAATTCGTCGCGTTCAACGCGTATCTCGGCATGCTGACCTGGCCCATGATCGCCTTTGGCTGGGTCACCAACATGCTCCAGCGGGGCGCCGCGTCGTGGAAGCGGATGCTCGAGGTGATGTCCAAGGTGCCGGCCGTCTCGGACAGCAGAGCCGGAACCGCATTTCGGGAATCGGCAGATATCCACGGGGCGATCGAGATCCGGAACCTCACGTTCGCCTATGACGGCCGGCCCATCCTGCGTGATGTGTCGCTCAGCGTCGCGCCCGGCCGCACGCTCGCCATCGTGGGCGCGACCGGGTCGGGCAAGAGCACGCTCATCAACCTGCTGCCGCGGCTGTACGAGCCGCCACCAGGCACGGTGTTCATCGACGGTGTCGACGTCGGCGAGATCCCGCTGTACGTGCTGCGTGGCGCGATTGGGTTCGTGTCACAGGAGCCGTTTCTGTTTTCCGAGAGCATCAGTGAAAACGTCGCCTTCGGAGTCCAGGCGCAGCAGCCTGCGACCACCGGGCTTGACGAGGCCAGCGCGGGCCATGCGCGCGGCAAGGACGGCGGCCCTGTCGATCGGGCCGATGGTGCGCGGGCTGGCGGTGGAGCAGACGAGCACACGGTTGCCGGCGCTTCGGCGGTTGCCAGACTCGACAAGGACGTCGCTGGATTTCCAGCCGGCTACGACACCGTCGTGGGCGAACGCGGCATCACGCTGTCGGGTGGACAGAAGCAGCGAACGGCACTGGCGCGCGCGGTGATGACCGACCCACGCATCCTGATTCTCGACGATGCGCTGTCGGCGGTGGATACGTACACGGAAGAGGAGATCTTGTCGCGGCTGCGGCGGGTGATGAAGCAGCGCACCTCCATTATCGTGTCGCACCGGATCTCGACGGTGCGCGAGGCCGATCAGATCGTCGTGCTCGGCGACGGGCAGATCCTCGAACGTGGCAGCCACGCCGAACTGGTCGCCCAAAACGGGGTGTACGCCGAGATGTGCCGGAAGCAGATGCTCGAGGAGGAGCTTCAGGAGGCGTTGTAGGGGCGCTGGCTCGTGTCGGCGGGAGGGCGGTTTCCGTCGCCCCGCAGGCACGGGGGGCGGGGGCCGCGTACAAGAAGCAAGAACTGAAGGACAACGGGTGGCCACACAGGAAGATGACATCGTCGGAAAGGCCTACGACGCCGTGCTCATGCGGCGGCTGATGGGATATCTGCGTCCGTACTGGCTGTCCGTGCTCGCCGCGTTCGCGGCCATCGTGGGCGGATCGCTGCTCCAGCTGGCCCAGCCCTACCTGATGAAACTCGCCATCGATCGGTACATCGCCAACGGCGATGTCGACGGGATGAACCGCATCGCGCTGCTGTTCCTGTGCGTGCTGGTCGGGTCGTTCGTGTTCGAGTACATCCAGACCTTCGTGCTGCAGATGATCGGCCAGCGCATCATGTACGACCTGCGCATGCAGATCTACGGGCACCTGCAGCGGCTGGACGTCGCCTTCTACGATCGCAATCCGGTGGGCCGCCTGATGACGCGTGTCACCACCGACGTCGACGCCCTCAACGACCTGTTCACCTCCGGCGTCGTGTCGGTCTTCGGCGACATCTTCACTCTGGCCGGCATCATGATCGTGCTCGTCACGATGAACTGGCGGCTCGCGCTGGTCGCGTTCTCGGTGCTCCCGCTGATCGTCCTCGTCACACAGTGGTTCCGCCGCAACGTGCGCGATTCCTACCGGACGGTGCGCACGTGGATCGCGAAGATCAATACCTTCCTCCAGGAGAACATCACGGGGATGGCCACCGTGCAGCTGTTCCGCCGCGAGGCGCGCAACTACGGCCGCTTCGACCAGATCAACCGGGGGCATCGCGACGCGAACATCGACTCGATCTTCTATTACGCCGTGTTCTACCCGGCGATCGAAGTGGTCGGCGCGCTGGCCACAGCGCTCATCATCTGGCGCGGCGGCGGCGACGTGGTCTCACACACCGTGACGCTGGGCACGCTGGTCGCCTTCATCCAGTACTCACAGCGCTTCTTCCGGCCGATCAGCGACATGTCGGAGAAGTTCAACATCCTGCAGTCGGCCATGGCGGCCTCCGAGCGGATCTTCACGCTGCTCGACACGCCGGTCGTCATTGCCAGCACCGCACCGGTCAGGGCCACGGCGTGGCGAGGGCACGTGGTGTTCGACGGCGTGTGGTTCGCCTACGCCGGCGACGACTATGTGCTCCGCGATGTGTCGTTCGAGGTCAAGCCCGGCGAGCGCGTCGGCATCGTCGGCGCGACCGGAGCGGGGAAGAGCACGATCATCAACCTGCTGATGCGGTTCTACGAGGTGAGCCGCGGGCGGGTGCTGATGGACGGTGTCGACATCCGCGACATCGAGTTGGCCGAACTGCGGCGCCTGTTCAGTCTGGTGCTCCAGGATGTGCACGTCTTCTCGGGGACGATTGGCGGCAATATCCGCCTCGGCGACGCGAGTATTGACGACGAGCGCGTGCGGGCGGCCGCCAGCGCGGTGCACGCAGATCGCTTCATCAACCGGCTGCCGAAGGGCTTCGACACGGCCGTGGCCGAACGGGGCGCCACGCTGTCGACGGGTCAGAAGCAGCTTCTGTCATTCGCCCGCGCGCTCGCGTTCGACCCGCGGATTCTCGTCCTTGACGAGGCCACGTCGAGTGTCGACACGGAAACGGAGCTGCTGATCCAGGACGCGCTGCACGTCCTGATGGCCGGCCGAACGACCATGGCGATCGCGCATCGGCTATCGACCATTCAGGACGTGGACAAGATCCTGGTCTTGCACAAGGGGCAACTGCGGGAGTCCGGCACGCACCAACAGCTGCTGGCGCTGCGAGGGATTTACTATCGGCTGTATCTGCTCCAGTACAAAGATCAGGAGCGGCTGCCGGACCGTCTGCCCGGCACACCGCTCCTGGTTGAGCCAATCGCGTAGCGCCTCGCGCCTGCAAGAACCAAGGATCCTGAATAGCGATTGTCTTCCCCGGGATCGCCACGCTCCAGCGTGGCCTTGACGGAGCCGGGCTGGAGCCCGGCGTTCCCAGGGGGACTCTCGGCTCGGATTCCCCGAATCCCTAATCCCGGCTACTTCTTCACGATCCTGATGTTTCCGCTGAACGAAGTGAGCTGCAACATGGCGGAGCCGTCACCAAAGATGCCCTGCATCGACTGACGCATCCGCCGGCCGCGGCCCGGCGCGGCGTCCCCTCCGGCTTTCAGCTTCAGTGCCAGATCGCTCGTGACCTCCCCGCTGAAGGTCGAGGCGGAGACCTCGATGCCGATCTTGTCGCTGGCGAAGATCGTGACGTCGCCGGAGTGCGAGGCGAGCTCGTACCGTCCCCCTTTGGCCAGGGAGCCGCCGAACGTCACGCCGCCGCTCACGGTCTTGACCGCCACGCGTGTCGTCGTGATCGCCTCGCAGGTCACATCGCCGCTGACACTGTTCACCTGGATTTCGCTGGCTGTGACATCGTTGAGTTTCACGTTGCCGCTGACGCTGCTCACGCTCAGTGCGGCGGTCGACTTCGACGCCTGGACGTGGACATCGCCGGACACCGACTTGACGGCTCGCACGTCGGTCGCGGAGGCCACCGAGACGTTGCCGCTGATGCTGTTGACGTGGATCTCGCCGTCGAGACCCGAGATCTTCTCGTCGCCCGAAATCGACTTCACATTGATCGCAGCCGACTTGGGCACCGTCACCGTATAGTCGACCCACACTCTGATGCCCCGGCCTTCGGGGTAGCGCGTTCGCACGTCGACGCGGTTGGCCGTGGTCGCGACCTCGATGGTCACTTCCTTCAGCTCCTCGGCGCTCCGGCCCCTCTTGACAGCGTCAATGACCACCTGATCGCCCGATCCGCCCGTGATGACGATGGTGCCGGAGATGTTCGACAGGTCGAAGGCGCCGCCCTTGGCGAGCGGAACCGTCTTCGAGAACTTCTCGGTCTGCTGGTCGGCGTCGAGAATGGATGGCGCAGCGTTGGCCGGCACGGCGGCGCGCGCGGATCCCGCCAGCAGCACCACACCGGCGATTGCGAGAAGTGCGAGGAATCGATGTGTCTTCATGATGTCACCTGCTTAGTGTTTCGACTCGCAATTACGGTTGCGTATTCTCGCGAGATGATCCGGCCAAGACGCTCGCTCAGCACTAAGTCCTGAGGGAATAAGTTCGTCGCCGAACTTATGAATCGAAGGACTTACGATTTGCTCAGGCCCCCGATGATTTTGGCCGCGCCCGCCTGGTCGCCCTTTCTCATGACGTTGATGAGCGCGATGGTGTCTTCGAGCAGCGCGACTTTCTGCCGCAGCGCGTCAAACAGACTCGTCTGGGCGAGCTGGCTCGTCGGCTGCGACTTGATGGCTGCCCGGCTCTCGCGGATCGCCTGGTCGATGATGCCCATGTTCTTCTGGAGCGTAGCGGCCACGGCCGGGTCGAGCGCTGCCTGCTCAGAGGTGACGATCTTCTCGAGTCCGGTGATGGCCTGCTGGTAGTTGGCATCGGCTATCCGCAAGTGCTCGTCAACGTCTTTGACGGTGGCAGGCGCGGAAGGGTGCACTGCGGCTGCGGCGGTCTGGGCAGGAGCGGTCTGTGCGGGTGTTGTTGGCTGCGTCTCCGGCCGAGGCCCTCGCAGCACGACGACACTGGTGACCACCGACAGGACCATCACAGCCGCCATGGCCATCGCGACACGCGCGCCCGTCCAGAATGTCCGGGATCTCGCGGGCGTCTGCGCCGCCAACTGACCCGCAATCCGCGCCCACACCTCGGGCCGCGGTGCATGCGTTGGCAGAGCCCTGGTGCCACGCCGGATCTCGCGCAGATCATCGGCCATGCGGCGGCACGATTCGCATCCAGCCAGGTGGGAGTCGAGTTGCTCGCGCGCGGCCGGGTCAAGACGGTCGTCAACGAAGTCGTCGACCAGTGGCGCCATCCGCTCGCAGGTCAGAGCTGTTGGTCGTTTGGTGTCCATCACCGTTCTCCGCGCCTTCCATCCGCGCCAGCCGTGGTCGATGCTGCCGCCGGCCGCCGGGCCTCATCGGCAGGACCGCCCCGCAGGAACGCCCGCAGACGGACGCGGGCCTTGTGCAGCAGCGATTTCGACGTGCCCTCCGCGATGCCGAGCATGTCGGCCACCTCGCGGTGTTCGTGTCCCTCGACGTCGTGCAGCACGAATGCCGTCCGGTAGCTTGGCGGCAGTCGCGAGATGGCCGATTCGAGGTCGATCCGGTCGAGTGCACGGTCCGGCTGCCACGATGGGCTGGCCACGGGCTCCAGGCCTTCGACGTCGTCGATGAAGTCGGTGGCCTTCCGCTGCCGACCCTGGTGGCTTCGCAGGTGGTCCAGGCAGGCATTGACCGCCAGCCGGTAGAGCCACGTGCCGAGGGCGGCGTCGCCACGGTAGCTGTCGATCCGGCGGTACACCTGCAGAAACACGTCCTGCAACAGATCCTCGGCATCCGCCGCGCTCCCCGTCATGCGATAGGCCACGTTGTACAGCCGCCCGCTGTGACGCCGATAGAGCTCTTCGAACGCCACCATCTCGCCTCGTCTACACCGCGCCGCGAGATCACGGTCCGTCCGATCGGCTTCCGTCTTGTTTGACGTAATCATGCCCCCTCTGCGTTGCCTCGCGCGCCAGAATAACTAGTGTTTGGCACGCGACCGCTGCTCAGGGGATACGGAGCTTTGGCGGGGACAGTTCCCGCCTCTTCGGGCCTTCGCCAGGACTGGAGGGTTCCACTGGGCGTGCCGCCAGCACGCGCGAGGCGAATGTCGGCGGCACCGCCCTGGACGTCAGAAGCGGATGCGGAGGCCCGCGCTTGCCTGGATGCCGCCCAACCTCACGCTGGATTCACTGCCAGCGGCTGCCGAGAACGTCGCGGTGGCCCGCGAGAACCGGACCAGGCTGCCGAGTCCCATGTGCGTGTTGAACAGATAGGACAGATCGAGACCGGCCGTGAAGCCTACGCCCGTCTTGTTGACCGTCCGGGACTCGACACCGGTCAACGTCGCCGAGTCGAATGGATACGATTCGGTATAGCGCGGCAGCGTGGCCATGTCCTGGCGCGTCGTGAAGTAGGCGGGCCCGGCAAACAACATCACATCGAGGGCCCCGGCTGGCCGAAGGAGCCATGACAGCTCGGCCGAGACCATGGTCTCCTCACGCTTGAGGCCGTTTGCGGTTCCCGACACGTCTCTGAACTGACTGAAGTAGAACGGGTGGGGCAGTCGCGCGCTGATGTCGGCTTCGCCCGCCCGGGTGAACCGGGAGACGCCGAGGCCAAGGCCCACGTTCCCCCAGATCCGGAAGCCCCCGCGTCCGGCGATCAGGGCAGCGTTGACGAATTTGTACGTGGCCGTCAACGTCCCGTCTTCACCGTACAACTTGAATGTCACATTCGAGGTGAATCCAGGCGTCGCGGTCTGCACCCCGCCATCCACATGGAGGTACCCGGCGTCGCTCCACTTGCCTGATGGCTGCGCATCGACGCGCCCGGCGGCCAGGACCACCAGGGCCATCGCCGACGCTAGGATCAGAATGAAACGTCGCTTCATATCGTTCTTCCTTTGAGTGCGGCCACGTCGTATCAGTGTCACGATACTCCGACGGCCGTCCACGCCTGTGTCACGGCCTGCTCGACGTTGCTGCCAGCGCCGTACAGGTCCCGCGCGGCCTGAATGGTCGCCGCTCTGGCCACCGAGAACGTCGCGCCGGCCGGCAACATCTGCGTGAACGCCCGGTAGAACACCTTTTCGATCTTGTCGCGGGAGGCACTGCCCACTCCGGTGACACTCAGCCCGGAGGTGCGATCAGTGCCGCCTTCAATTGCCAGGTAGAAGGCGTGATTGGAAATGCCCGAGTTGGTATGGACGCCTCCGTTGTCGGATTTGCCCGTGTACCGCTTCGAATAGTGATCCGGATCGCCGAAGGCGCCAGGGTTGGCCATGGACCTGAACCCACCCATTGGCGTCGTGAGGTCCTCGCCCAGCGTGTAATCGGCTTTCAGATACGCGCTGCCGACCGGCTGGTAGTAGAACTCCACGCTTGTGCCCATCATGTCGGAGAACGACTCGTTGAGCGCGCCCGATTCGTTCTGGTAGATCAGGCCCGACGAATAGTCGGTGACGCCATGCGTGAGTTCGTGCGCGACGACGTCGAGCGCCCCGGCGAAGTAGTTCCACTTGTACCCGCTGACGGTGGCATCGGGCGGCAGGCCTTCGCCATACACCATGATTCCGTCGCCGGCGTAGAACGCATTGAGGTAATAGAGATTCAGCGTGCTCGAGGAGACCTTGTTCCAATCGGCGCGGACCACGGGGTGTACCACGCTCTTGATGGTCAGGTTCCGTCCATCGAGGCCAGACCGGCCGAATCGCTTGTAGAAGTAGTCGAACGTCCACCCCGTGTAGGCGTGCGCATCGACCGCAGCTGGATCGGTCCAGGTGTTGTCGGTACTGGCGCTCGTGTCGGGGACGCCCAGCGTGATCACCCCGTACAGGAAGTCCTGCGTCCGGGTCAGATCGCCCTTCAGGTCGAAAGTGTAGATGGTGGCCGGCCGCATTTGGTCCCACGTTCGGTAGATGCCGTTGTTGAACGTCGTGCTGACCTTCTTCTGATCGCCCAGCACGCCGGTTCCCGTCCCGATCTCGGTCTGCAGATCGCTGTAGCTCGACACCAGCGCGCCGGTGTGCGCGTCGATGAAATACACCATCACGTTGTCATCGGTGGCCAGGCGCACCCGGTACGCCAGAGCAAAGCCGCCGGCGTCGGATGGCACCACCATCAGGTCCGGAGTTCTGGCCGGTCCGCGGTCGGTGCCCCCCAGTGCCGAGGCCACGGCGGCGGCATCCTCCGCGCCGAGCGTCGGGGTGGTGTCGATGTCGATGGCGGGGTAGACCGTGCCGAACACCGAAACCGTCTCGGCTCCATCGAGCTGCCGGACCAACTCGCCGCCGAAGACGCGAACGCCCTGATGGTATTGGTCGAATCGCTGATGGATTCGTCCATCCACCAGCGCATCGGTCTCGGAGGCGCGAAGACGCAGCTCACGGCCTCGGACCATCCGGCCGATCTCGGCATCCCACGTGCGCAGATCGGCCGCCGACGTCGCGTCGACTTCCCGCAGCCGGTCCGGGCGCTCGCCTCGCGCAGGCCTCCCAGGCGTTTGCGGGGCCGCCATCAGGACGGGCGCCGCCAGGCAGAGCACGAGCAGTGCAATCGACCAGCGTCGGCCCTTCATCAGCACACGCATGGCACCTCCGTGTGGGGAAACTATACCTTAGGGATTGGGGATTGGGGAGTCGGGAGTCCCGCCTTCGCCTCGAGCCTGTCGAAGCGCTTCGGCGTGGCAAGCGGGAGTCGGCAAGGCTGGGTCACGGCGACTTCCTGGGATCGCCGGGCTCCACAGCCCGGCTCCGGCGAGAGCCACGCTGGAGCGTGGCGATCCCAGGCTCGAGACCGATTGGACAGTTGGCAGCGTGACCCGCCTGGGATCGCCGGGCTCCAGCCCGGCTCCGGCGAGAGCCACGCTGGAGCGTGGCGATCCCGGGAAGAGTGGATGATCGCTTCTGCGTGGCACAAGTAACTATTATCGAACATAAAACGAAACAACGAGGTCGGCAGGCGGTCCTCATCCGGCGTTTCGGCAGCCGCTGAAAAACTCCACAGATCCGCCTTTCCGCACTAAAAATACGAAGGGTTGGATCGCGTGGAAGGGCCGGCCGCCATTCGGCGCGAATTTCGAAGGAATTGGTAAGGTCTCTTTCGCTCGAATCTGGCGCTCATCTTGCTATTTCATCGACGGGACTTGAGTCTGTACTGTAAGCTGTTGGACCAGCCTGTCGGGGGGTTGCTCCGGTCATCCTGTTTACCGGGGGGCAGTACTGATGAATCGAGGAGGAGAATCAATGAGATTAAAGGGTCTGATTTGGACGCTGGCCTTGGTGCTGGTCGTCGGCTTGGCCGGCGGGGCCTGGGCGCAGGAACAGAGCGGAGGCATCCAGGGAGTCGTGAAGGACTCGACTGGGGCCGTTCTACCTGGCGTAACCGTTGAAGCCCGCAACGTGGTGTCGTCCGGTGTGCTGAACACCGTTACCGACGCCAAGGGCGCGTATCGCTTTCCGGCGGTTCCGCCGGGAACATATGAAGTCACCGCGAAACTGCAGGGCTTTAATCCCGCCAGAGTTCCGAACGTCGTGATCGCGCTCGGCAGGATACTGTCCGTCGATCTATCGCTTGCTGTTGGCGGCATCACTGACACGGTGCAGGTCACGGGCGAATCGCCGCTGATCGATACCAAACAGAATGCGTCGTTCACGACGGTAGGCCAGGACATCATCGACCGCATCCCGAAGGGGCGCGACTTCTCCACTGTCGTCGCGACGGCGGCCGGCGCGCAGAACGAGAGCCGGTCGGGCGGCATCCAGGTGGACGGCTCGTCGGGTTCCGAGAACCGGTTCATCATCGACGGCATGGACACGACCAACCTGCAGGGGGGCACGCAGGGCAAGACGATGCTGCTCGACTTCATCCAGGAGGTCCAGGTCAAGTCGTCGGGCTACAACGCGGAGTTCGGTGGATCGACGGGCGGTGTTGTGAGCGCGATCACCAAGTCGGGCAGCAACAGCATGCGCGGGACGATCGGCATCTACGACCAGGGCGACTGGGGCTACGGCGCTCGCCGCGGCTATCACCGCTTCTATCCGTACGCCTACAACGGCAATGCCTCCAGCTTTACGCCCGAGGGGATCAACTGCCAGACCTCCGGGCTGATGCAGTCTCTCGGCGCGGTTCCCGGCTCGGTTGCGACGGCCACCAAGCCTGCCGGCGCGGTGGTTCCGTGCGTCGGCAGTGCCGACTTGCTCGCGCCCGACAACGCGTGGAGATACCTCAGTCCGGTCGCCGACCTCGGCGGCCCGATCTTCAAGGACAAGCTGTGGTACTACGCAGGCTGGTCCTATGCGAAGAACAACTACTCGCACGACGCGATCTTCATAAACGACCCGCAGCAGACCAACCGCCACTTCGAGCGGTGGGACTACTCGAACTACCTCAACTACAACGCCACGTCGCAGATCACCAATAACATGCGCGTCAGGTTCAGCGGGTCGAACCAGAAGAACAAGAATCGTGGCAACATACCGACGCTGCAGCCTGATAACGATCCGCTCGGCTTCGCGTACAACTCGAACTACCCGTGGATCGCGGCGAGCGCGCCGATGAAGGGCTACACGACGACGACACTGCCGCTCGTCAACGGCCAGCTCGACCAGAAGACCTTCGATAACACCTACGTGAACAACGGCGGCGACTCCTGGAACAACAGCTACTCCGGTAACCTCGACTGGGTGATCACGCCCACGTTGTTCATCAACGCCACGGCGGGCTACTTCTTCTACAACAACACCACCCCGCCCGAGATTCGGTTCAACGACGTCCGCTACATCTACAACCAATCGCCCTGCGGCCTTCTCGACGCGCCGTCGAGCCTCTGCCAGACCACCGGCTGGTCCAACACCCAGCTGACGTCGGCCGGCACCGAGAAGAACATCTTCAACCGTGTCTTCGCCAACGTGAACGGCACGTACTTCAAGTCGTTCGCGGGGCAGCACACGGTCAAGGCCGGGCTGCGCTTCGAGCGGTTCGCCAACGACGTGCGGACGGGCCTCACCAAACCGCAGGTGACGGTTTTCTGGAACCAGGACTACCTTGGCTCCAGGGGCAAGTACGGCTACTACGAGCTGGTGCAGAACGGCACGGTGGGCAACGTCCACTCGAACAACTACTCGATCTGGTTGCAGGACACCTGGTCGGTCAACAGCAAGCTGACGATCAACGCCGGTGTCCGCGCCGAGAACGAAACCGTCCCGTCGTACAAGCAAGCCGGCGTCCCGGATTGCTCCATCGCGCCGCAGGATCCCAACTGCCAGATGAGCATCAATTTCGGGATGAAGGACAAGATCGCGCCGCGCCTGGGCTTCGCCTACGACATCAAGGGCGACAGCAAGTGGAAGCTCTACGGCAGCTACAGCTGGTACTACGACATCACGAAGCTGGAACTGCCGCGCGGCTCTTTCGGCGGCGACCACTGGGTCACCTACGACTGGACGCTCGACACCTACGACTTCACCTCGATCCAGTGCGGCGAGGGCAACACGGGCTGCCCGGGCAAGTTCATCACCTCCACCGACTGGCGGCACACCTCGAACCAGCCCGACCCAATCTTCGCCGACTACTTCAACCAGCCGGGCATGACCGGGATCGACCCGAACCTCAAGCCGGTCCGGACGGGCGACTTCCAGATCGGCCTCGATCACGAGCTGAACGCCAGGATGTCGCTCGGCGTGCGCTACATCCACAAGTGGGCGACGCGTACAATTGAGGACACGGGCATCTACGCGCCGGACCTCGGGTCGGATCCCACCGGTCAGACCCTCGTTGAGGACTATCTGATCGCGAATCCCGGCGAAGGCCTCGCGGTCGCCATGGAGCCGCGTTTCCCGAGCCTGGTCGAGGGCAAGACGAAGCGCAACTACGACGCGGTGGAGCTGCACCTGCGCAAACGCTTCTCGAACAACTGGCAGGCGGATGCCACCTACACCTACAGCCGCCTCTACGGCAACTACCCCGGCCTGGCGAGTTCTGACGAGTGGGGGCGCAACTCCCCGAACGTCAACCGGCTGTGGGACAACACGGTCATGAGCTACGACGTCAATCAGAACCTCGTGGAAGGTCTGTTGAACTCCGACCGGCCCCACCAGTTCAAGGTCTCGGGCAGCTACGACTTCACGTTCGGGCTGTCGGTCGGTGCCAACTGGATCCTGGAGAGCGGTTCGCCGAACAACACGGTGTTTCGCGCCAGCGGCGG of the Acidobacteriota bacterium genome contains:
- a CDS encoding ABC transporter ATP-binding protein, coding for MATGPLRQLIDYALRYRRSFALGLVCTALSTAMSLTAPWVLKHAVDDLTLGVTMAKLQLYASLVLGLALVGGWFRFLMRRILVGASRHIEYDLRNAFFAHLQRLPPAYFHASRTGDLMSRATNDLNAVRMMIGPAVMYSANTLIVFVVALALMLRINTRLTLIALIPLPFVSVSVRYFGAAIHRRFERIQAQLSDLSAVAQEALAGVRVVRAYRQESAELDRFRDANHEYVRRNLGLIRLQGMFYPSLGLLLGIGGLLVLWLGSREVMRHRMTIGEFVAFNAYLGMLTWPMIAFGWVTNMLQRGAASWKRMLEVMSKVPAVSDSRAGTAFRESADIHGAIEIRNLTFAYDGRPILRDVSLSVAPGRTLAIVGATGSGKSTLINLLPRLYEPPPGTVFIDGVDVGEIPLYVLRGAIGFVSQEPFLFSESISENVAFGVQAQQPATTGLDEASAGHARGKDGGPVDRADGARAGGGADEHTVAGASAVARLDKDVAGFPAGYDTVVGERGITLSGGQKQRTALARAVMTDPRILILDDALSAVDTYTEEEILSRLRRVMKQRTSIIVSHRISTVREADQIVVLGDGQILERGSHAELVAQNGVYAEMCRKQMLEEELQEAL
- a CDS encoding zf-HC2 domain-containing protein, with amino-acid sequence MDTKRPTALTCERMAPLVDDFVDDRLDPAAREQLDSHLAGCESCRRMADDLREIRRGTRALPTHAPRPEVWARIAGQLAAQTPARSRTFWTGARVAMAMAAVMVLSVVTSVVVLRGPRPETQPTTPAQTAPAQTAAAAVHPSAPATVKDVDEHLRIADANYQQAITGLEKIVTSEQAALDPAVAATLQKNMGIIDQAIRESRAAIKSQPTSQLAQTSLFDALRQKVALLEDTIALINVMRKGDQAGAAKIIGGLSKS
- a CDS encoding ABC transporter ATP-binding protein produces the protein MRRLMGYLRPYWLSVLAAFAAIVGGSLLQLAQPYLMKLAIDRYIANGDVDGMNRIALLFLCVLVGSFVFEYIQTFVLQMIGQRIMYDLRMQIYGHLQRLDVAFYDRNPVGRLMTRVTTDVDALNDLFTSGVVSVFGDIFTLAGIMIVLVTMNWRLALVAFSVLPLIVLVTQWFRRNVRDSYRTVRTWIAKINTFLQENITGMATVQLFRREARNYGRFDQINRGHRDANIDSIFYYAVFYPAIEVVGALATALIIWRGGGDVVSHTVTLGTLVAFIQYSQRFFRPISDMSEKFNILQSAMAASERIFTLLDTPVVIASTAPVRATAWRGHVVFDGVWFAYAGDDYVLRDVSFEVKPGERVGIVGATGAGKSTIINLLMRFYEVSRGRVLMDGVDIRDIELAELRRLFSLVLQDVHVFSGTIGGNIRLGDASIDDERVRAAASAVHADRFINRLPKGFDTAVAERGATLSTGQKQLLSFARALAFDPRILVLDEATSSVDTETELLIQDALHVLMAGRTTMAIAHRLSTIQDVDKILVLHKGQLRESGTHQQLLALRGIYYRLYLLQYKDQERLPDRLPGTPLLVEPIA
- a CDS encoding M4 family metallopeptidase → MRVLMKGRRWSIALLVLCLAAPVLMAAPQTPGRPARGERPDRLREVDATSAADLRTWDAEIGRMVRGRELRLRASETDALVDGRIHQRFDQYHQGVRVFGGELVRQLDGAETVSVFGTVYPAIDIDTTPTLGAEDAAAVASALGGTDRGPARTPDLMVVPSDAGGFALAYRVRLATDDNVMVYFIDAHTGALVSSYSDLQTEIGTGTGVLGDQKKVSTTFNNGIYRTWDQMRPATIYTFDLKGDLTRTQDFLYGVITLGVPDTSASTDNTWTDPAAVDAHAYTGWTFDYFYKRFGRSGLDGRNLTIKSVVHPVVRADWNKVSSSTLNLYYLNAFYAGDGIMVYGEGLPPDATVSGYKWNYFAGALDVVAHELTHGVTDYSSGLIYQNESGALNESFSDMMGTSVEFYYQPVGSAYLKADYTLGEDLTTPMGGFRSMANPGAFGDPDHYSKRYTGKSDNGGVHTNSGISNHAFYLAIEGGTDRTSGLSVTGVGSASRDKIEKVFYRAFTQMLPAGATFSVARAATIQAARDLYGAGSNVEQAVTQAWTAVGVS
- a CDS encoding DUF4097 family beta strand repeat-containing protein, producing MKTHRFLALLAIAGVVLLAGSARAAVPANAAPSILDADQQTEKFSKTVPLAKGGAFDLSNISGTIVITGGSGDQVVIDAVKRGRSAEELKEVTIEVATTANRVDVRTRYPEGRGIRVWVDYTVTVPKSAAINVKSISGDEKISGLDGEIHVNSISGNVSVASATDVRAVKSVSGDVHVQASKSTAALSVSSVSGNVKLNDVTASEIQVNSVSGDVTCEAITTTRVAVKTVSGGVTFGGSLAKGGRYELASHSGDVTIFASDKIGIEVSASTFSGEVTSDLALKLKAGGDAAPGRGRRMRQSMQGIFGDGSAMLQLTSFSGNIRIVKK
- a CDS encoding RNA polymerase sigma factor — encoded protein: MITSNKTEADRTDRDLAARCRRGEMVAFEELYRRHSGRLYNVAYRMTGSAADAEDLLQDVFLQVYRRIDSYRGDAALGTWLYRLAVNACLDHLRSHQGRQRKATDFIDDVEGLEPVASPSWQPDRALDRIDLESAISRLPPSYRTAFVLHDVEGHEHREVADMLGIAEGTSKSLLHKARVRLRAFLRGGPADEARRPAAASTTAGADGRRGER